Within the Thermanaeromonas toyohensis ToBE genome, the region TTAAGGAATTTCTTTATAAAAATCCGCCCCCGAAAACCTACCCCCTTGTGGGGTGGGATGAAGGGGCACATTTGAGCGTTAAAATTAAACATATCAACGAAACTTCTGTTTTTGTAGTAGAACAAGGTTACGGAAAGAAAAATCAGCCATTGCGTATACAACATCAACTACCATATTGTTTTTTGTCCCAAGTACCGGCACGAAGTAATTAAGGATGGTGTCGCTAAAGCAATTAAAGACGTTGTTCAAGGAATATGTGCAACTTATGGTTATGATCTAATCCAAGTGGCCCCAGCGGAGATCGTCAAGCGGCTCAAGAGCATTACGGCTAATAGGATATTCGCCGCCTTTCCCGATATGAAAAAGAAGCATTTTTGGGGCAGTGGTCTCTGGAGCAGGGGCTATTATATCGGCACGGGCGGCAATGTCGCTGCCGAAACCATCCGCAGGTACATTGAAACCCAGAAGTCTTTGGGGAAGGAGGTGAAAGAGAAATGAGCCGGCTAAAGAACAGCGTGCTGGCGAAACGGGGCGTGACCGGGGCTGAAGGCGATGTCCTGGTAGAAAAGATTCCCCTCCGGTTAAGGCCTGAGGAAGAGGCGCTCGCCAGGGACATCCAGAGGGAATCCGCCAGGGTGTGGAACACTGTAATGACCATCCACCGCCTCTTCTGGTTTAAGTACGGCATATGGATAGACGAGGCCATGATGAAGGACTTCGTCAAGGGAAGATTTGAAGTCCATTCTCAGGATGTGCAGGCCATCGTCGAGACCTACTACGAGTGCTGGGAAAGGACGAAGAAGCTCCACGAAGAAGGGCACACGGAGTGGCGCTATCCCTGGCGGCTGAAGCGGTTCTTCACCTCCACCTGGAAGGTGACCGGCATCACCGTAGAAGGGGGATACTTAAGGCTGTCCAACGGCTGGAAGAGACCGCCGCTCAGGATAAAACTGCCGTCAAGACTGAAGGGGTTAGAAATCAAGCAGGTCCAGCTGGTGTGGCACCGCAACGGGTACTGGCTGCACGTAGCGGTGGTGAAGCCCGCCCTGGAGAGAGTACAGGGGGACACCGTGGCAGCAGCGGACCCGGGAGAGGTGCATGCGTTGACCCTGACCGATGGTAAAGAGGCCCTGGTCATCAGTGGGAGGCACCTCCGGTCCCTGCACCGCCTGCGGAACAAGACCCTGAGGAAGTTCCAGAAGGCGCTTTCGCGCTGCAAGAAAGGGTCCAACCGCTGGAGGAAGCTCCTTGAGGCCAAGTACCGGTTCCTGAACTGGGTGGAGGCCCAGATATTGCATGTTGAGCATGCGATCACGAAGCTGGCGGTAGAGTGGTGCGTCCAGCGCGGGGTGAAGAAGGTGTACTATGGTGATCCTCAGGGGGTGAGGGAGCAGGACTGTGGGCGCTACCACAACCAGCGGATGGGCCAGTGGAGCTTCGGGCGGCTGCGTGACCTTCTGGAATACAAGCTGAAGCGGCACAGCATTACTCTGGAGAAGATCGGAGAAGGCGGCACATCCGGGACATGTCCGAAGTGCGGGCACTATACCCGGCAGAGCGGGCGCATATTCCGGTGCGGGAACTGCGGCTTCAGCGGGGTTCACCGGGATGTGGTAGGCGCTTCGGGTATTCTGGACGTAGCGGTGAACGGCCACTTTACTAAAGACCGTGATTTGCCAGGGAAGGTAGTATACTTGCGGCCGCGTGTGCTGGCACCGGTGGGCCAAAAGCACAGGGGGCCCGCAGCAGCCTGAAGCTGGAAACGTATCTACGCTGAGTAGTAGACGCCCATGGACCGGGCCGTCCGGCGCCTGGGGTCTACCTGGGCGCCTGGATGTAGCGCACTGAGGGGGAGTAAGACCTGTCGTCAGGCAGGCATCTCCCGGTGAGGTGCTGAGGACCGCAGGGTTGAGCCGGGCTTATTAAAGAAGCCGCCGGGCTCGCCCCGGCGGAGGTTCACGACCATTTATTTGTGGGTGTAATATTGGGGCTGTTTTTGGCTTTTACTTTTTTTCCTCACTCTCGGACGCGAGTGGTCCTGCAGGACTGGGATCGTATAGTGGCTTAATTTCAGTTCTTACGCTTATTGGCTCAGTGACTAGTCAACTACCTCCTACTGAAGTAGGGGGCATGCGGCGAGGAGCCGTGCGAACCGGTGCTGCTTCTATGGGGCAGCGATCCGGCGGTGTTGACTCGTCCTGGTGAAGCCGGCGGTGCCCCTGTCCACAAGGGCAGCGTTGTCCCAACTGGCTCGCGGCGGGGCGCACCCCTGGGGGCGCAAGCCTTTTAGGTCCGCGCACGGTGGAGGGACTGGGGTATGGAACCCGCGGAAGCGGTGACCGGGGCGTTATGCCCCGCCCCGAAAGGGGCTTTTAGAGCAACAGCTGCGTCATGGTAATGTTTCTGTGGGGGCAAAAGGGGCGGGAGGAGCAGGCGACCGACCGGCACCCGAGGAACCTGACCATTGTCCAGAAGGGGAGGGGCCGGGGGTGGAAGCCTGTGATAGTAGCGGCGCTCCCCTCCTGACTGAAGTCAGAAGGACTCGCGCCGCAGTGTTTTTCTTGGATGCTTAACTGCTTTAATGAAAGAACGGCGTTTGCCAATTGCTTCAGGGGTTGCAGGACGTTCGCTGGCACAGGAGCTTCGCAGTTTAGGCAGAAAGGGCTCTTTGTCTTCAGAATGGCTTCGAAGGTAACTGAGTAATCTTCTCCGCACTTGCAGCAAATTCTGATTTTCATTGTCTCTTCCTCCTCTTTCCCCCTGCCCCTTTTAATGTTGGCGACGGCGATATTGGCGGTGATTTTCCTAGTGGGGGCGGTTATATGAAGCTAGAAAGGTTCTATTTGACTTTGTTGCGAACAATTGGGTAAGAGCGCTTTGTGGCATTTTTTGGAATATACAAAGAGAGCTGTTTGAGATAGTGGTGGCCTTTATTCGGAAACCAATAGTTTATCGGTGATCTTGCGTCAGCAGGAAGGAGTGGCGGTTGGTGATTGAGAGATCGTTCCACTTTTTTTACAAGTGTTTTGGCGTTATAGGTGGCTTGATGATTATTAGTTTGGGGCTAAGACTTGCTGGGGCGGAAGGGGTTGGTATGGTAATTTATTACATTGGACTGGCTATTTTAATAGTGCTGGCAGCCATAGGAGTATTAGCACGTTGAACAGTATTAGACACCAACAGAGAGAAAATATTACGGTGCGTATCGGATATCTGACGGCCGACATTTTTGCCTGATGTTCGGCGAAAAGCAAGAAGTCTTTTATGGTTTCAGCGTTAAGTCCTTTCTGTTGTAAGTACATTTCAGCTAGCTGAGTCGAACTTAATATCGCATCAAGTTCCATTGGGATACTGCCGGCAAGAAAAGTAACGATGAAGAAAAGCTTTAGCGGGAATACCAAAAGAGAAGACCCCGGGTTAAATCCCACAGCCAGTGTAACCAAAAGGAGAAAATACCGGGGAACACAGGCACGGTATTAGATCACCAGGAGGTGATAATAGTGATTGTCCATGATGATTTGGAGAAGTTTCTGAAAGCGGGTTCGAATTTATGGTGGCCCGCTTTTATGACTGATGCGGAGTATATTAAAGATTGGTTACTTCCTTTCGTAGAGTCGTGTCAAAAGAGAGGAATACCCACGTACAAAGCGCTTGTCATTTTAGAGGCTATGAAGCGTAGTATATTGTATGTTAGCAAAGTCGAATTACCTCCAGGGGGACGGTGGTACTGGTAAGTCCTGGTGAGCTGAATGATTGGTATACTGAGTTAAAGAGAGATTTAACTGTATTTTCTAATATTGAATTGTATCTGTAATTAGGCTACCAGATATCAAAGTTACAAGCTGTCGAAATCTGTCGGTCAACTACCCCGTCCTGAAGGACGGGGCTTGCAGGCGGGGGCGTACTGTCTGTGAGCTTCCCTTTTAGGGAGGTAGTTGAACGTGGGTGTACCGTTGCAGTACCTGACGTTTCAGGGCGACACTCCCAGCTCTGAGAGACACCGGTGCAATCCCGGGGCCTGACGCGTGGTGCAGCGGTACGCCTCAGGGAGACCCACCACCTTTTGGTGCCCGGATCACAGGGCTCCTTGTGGGAGGTATCCATGTGCTATTCACTGTAGACAGGAATGGGAACCCCGGTCATCCGACCAGGAGATTTGACATGATCCGGAAGCTGAAGAAGCGGAAGAGGGTAAGGATTATCGGCGGCGGGAAATCGGGCAAGCCGCCGGTTGTTATCTTTCTGGACAGGGAATTTGACTATTCGCGCACTGTAGGGAGAAAGCTGGTCATAGTCCTAGACCCTGGTTACCGCTATATAGGTTTTGCCGTATGCGAACCGAGGGGTGGGAAGCTGGTGGTTTACTGCCGCGGTGTCCTCCGTACGCGGATTCCTGAGATCAAAGGGCTGATGTCCGATAGGAGGTCCTTCCGCAGGTTCAGGAGGTATCTGTCGCGGTACAAGAAGAAGCGCCTTTCTGCGAGGCAGTGCAGGGTGCTGACCAAGTTCAAGGTACCGAGGAACGTCAGGTCGAAGGACAGGAGCAATGCCACCCTCAGGCACGGCGTAGAGACGCACCTGAACCTTTACCGGAAACTGCTCAGGTTTTTCCCTTTTCCGGCACACCAGGTAGAGTTTGTCATGGAGGACAACGTATTCGACGTCAGGGCCATGACGTGGGGCAAGGTGTACGGTGCTGATTATCAGAGGTCGCCCCGCGCTCCTGAGGGTGAAAGAAAATGCATTCTGTGTGGTTCGCAAGAGGACCTTCACCGGCACCATCTTGTTCCGCGGAAGAGCGGCGGCACGGAAGTCAGGGAGAACAAGGTGTACCTCTGCGTGGGCT harbors:
- a CDS encoding RRXRR domain-containing protein; this translates as MLFTVDRNGNPGHPTRRFDMIRKLKKRKRVRIIGGGKSGKPPVVIFLDREFDYSRTVGRKLVIVLDPGYRYIGFAVCEPRGGKLVVYCRGVLRTRIPEIKGLMSDRRSFRRFRRYLSRYKKKRLSARQCRVLTKFKVPRNVRSKDRSNATLRHGVETHLNLYRKLLRFFPFPAHQVEFVMEDNVFDVRAMTWGKVYGADYQRSPRAPEGERKCILCGSQEDLHRHHLVPRKSGGTEVRENKVYLCVGCHEEVHAGRVFLPVRGIKQWRELGTMNAVMGVLREVPSISFVPAPEVVLKRRELGLEKDHADDGLAAAAAFCGCTGFDASVERRLMLVKFRRHARARVHAQRDRLYKVDGVIIARNRRKRGDQKDPSFADVFPLSPEQQRGLKVYPGTKILNPFRNDVLTIGGDVWVHIPTGRRFVATGVISEKYLYSPMLEEITGKSYIHPDQCRRVIRNEGIVVWS
- the tnpA gene encoding IS200/IS605 family transposase; its protein translation is MSHCVYNINYHIVFCPKYRHEVIKDGVAKAIKDVVQGICATYGYDLIQVAPAEIVKRLKSITANRIFAAFPDMKKKHFWGSGLWSRGYYIGTGGNVAAETIRRYIETQKSLGKEVKEK
- a CDS encoding RNA-guided endonuclease InsQ/TnpB family protein, whose product is MSRLKNSVLAKRGVTGAEGDVLVEKIPLRLRPEEEALARDIQRESARVWNTVMTIHRLFWFKYGIWIDEAMMKDFVKGRFEVHSQDVQAIVETYYECWERTKKLHEEGHTEWRYPWRLKRFFTSTWKVTGITVEGGYLRLSNGWKRPPLRIKLPSRLKGLEIKQVQLVWHRNGYWLHVAVVKPALERVQGDTVAAADPGEVHALTLTDGKEALVISGRHLRSLHRLRNKTLRKFQKALSRCKKGSNRWRKLLEAKYRFLNWVEAQILHVEHAITKLAVEWCVQRGVKKVYYGDPQGVREQDCGRYHNQRMGQWSFGRLRDLLEYKLKRHSITLEKIGEGGTSGTCPKCGHYTRQSGRIFRCGNCGFSGVHRDVVGASGILDVAVNGHFTKDRDLPGKVVYLRPRVLAPVGQKHRGPAAA